A DNA window from Paenibacillus sp. HWE-109 contains the following coding sequences:
- a CDS encoding glycoside hydrolase family 88 protein — translation MEKPTIIEEQTIIEKQTIINPASLDLWWKGVQNKVDVMLSRGIELAPHAARSGAYDGLKLDQWISGFWPGMLWILYDLTAEERYKLAAWEWDIRMERHLLEDNHFHHDVGFQYLPTSVLKYKLTGDLDGRRRGLAAANFLAGRFNLAGQFLRAWNRDMTGWAIIDCMMNLSILFWASEELQDPRFSQIACAHADTVIKHMIRGDGSTCHIAVFDPITGELLEHMGGQGFAENSCWSRGNAWALYGMTNTYRYTKIEKYLHAAQQVAHHFISSLPEEMVPPWDFRVPNASEAPRDTSAASIAASGLLELAEVVQTEDANKYRSAAERILKSLSERYTAFDEPQHEGILRGGTGHKPAETNVNVSLIYGDYYYVEALAKLQGWKHRVF, via the coding sequence ATGGAAAAGCCAACAATCATTGAAGAGCAAACAATCATTGAAAAGCAAACAATAATCAATCCAGCATCTCTCGATCTTTGGTGGAAAGGAGTGCAGAACAAGGTTGATGTTATGCTGAGCCGAGGGATTGAACTAGCACCGCATGCAGCCCGGTCAGGGGCATATGATGGCTTAAAGCTGGATCAGTGGATATCTGGATTCTGGCCGGGGATGCTGTGGATTCTTTATGATTTAACCGCCGAAGAACGCTATAAGCTTGCTGCCTGGGAGTGGGATATACGGATGGAACGTCATCTGCTGGAAGACAACCATTTTCATCATGATGTGGGGTTTCAGTATTTGCCCACATCTGTCCTCAAGTACAAGCTGACCGGAGATCTGGATGGACGCCGCCGAGGACTTGCGGCAGCCAATTTCCTGGCTGGCCGATTTAATCTGGCTGGACAGTTTCTTAGGGCTTGGAATCGTGATATGACTGGCTGGGCCATCATCGATTGCATGATGAACTTGTCCATCTTGTTCTGGGCTTCGGAAGAGCTGCAAGATCCACGATTTTCTCAAATCGCTTGTGCTCATGCCGATACTGTTATCAAACATATGATCCGTGGCGATGGCTCGACTTGTCATATTGCTGTATTCGATCCGATAACTGGGGAATTGCTGGAGCACATGGGTGGGCAAGGCTTTGCAGAGAATTCCTGCTGGTCCAGAGGGAATGCTTGGGCGTTATATGGTATGACAAACACCTATCGTTATACCAAGATAGAGAAGTACCTGCATGCAGCTCAGCAGGTAGCTCATCATTTCATTAGCTCGCTGCCAGAAGAAATGGTGCCTCCGTGGGACTTCCGGGTACCGAATGCAAGCGAGGCTCCAAGGGATACGTCCGCTGCAAGCATTGCGGCGTCGGGTTTGCTTGAGCTTGCCGAAGTCGTTCAAACGGAGGACGCCAATAAGTACCGCTCGGCTGCTGAGCGCATCCTGAAATCCTTGTCGGAGCGATATACCGCCTTCGATGAACCGCAGCATGAAGGCATTCTCCGTGGGGGAACGGGGCATAAACCGGCGGAGACGAATGTGAATGTATCGTTGATTTATGGCGACTACTATTATGTTGAAGCTCTTGCCAAGCTGCAAGGTTGGAAGCATCGTGTGTTCTAA
- a CDS encoding polysaccharide lyase 6 family protein: MGDHMEVRPMLTYIKVSTAAELQMALDEAVAGSVIELQNGIYEQSGPFVVKDKQGSDGMPIRIEAANLGMAIISGDSYLHIEDSSYIEVSGLMIHSGIGSSSSEQSLKDRGLSHRILQGVHPGIQLQSSSRISILRNTFALNEIGQPYRFLTNKGPVWGLYGIENSCRYGSSYDPNGAEYSGLTPYEDARLITDNGTHRHYIRVEGVSSYNRIAYNEIGPKRGFGAVLIYDGEGHGGRTISQYDVIEYNHFHGIGPRVTNGLEAIRLGLSSLSLSPGYVTIQYNLFDGFDGEDEIISVKCSDNIIRYNTSRNSYGGFVARHGNRNSFYGNYFFGDGEKPGMSGFRIYGNDHKIYDNYMEGLTDQVIKLDGGSHDGGAEGSLNPTVKWISGEEEKSAVLEELSQEERTALLRGHWRQYHVQVFNNTLVNPGADANFLALGGKTYQPVGTKVYNNLIVSKAGTVIYETSADQQAAASGQSIVIGFEEYDSSHVRAMKPLTVDDVGPVRAFLKS; encoded by the coding sequence ATGGGGGATCATATGGAAGTACGGCCGATGCTGACATACATAAAGGTTAGCACGGCTGCAGAATTGCAGATGGCATTGGATGAAGCGGTCGCAGGAAGCGTCATTGAGCTGCAAAACGGGATATATGAACAAAGCGGCCCATTCGTTGTGAAGGATAAGCAGGGTTCGGACGGCATGCCGATTCGGATTGAGGCTGCTAACTTGGGAATGGCTATTATCTCAGGTGACAGTTATTTGCACATAGAGGATTCAAGCTATATCGAAGTATCTGGTCTTATGATCCATAGTGGGATCGGCTCTTCCTCCAGCGAACAGTCTCTTAAAGACAGAGGTCTGTCGCACCGTATCTTGCAAGGTGTACATCCAGGCATTCAACTGCAGAGCTCTAGCCGAATTTCGATTCTTCGCAATACGTTTGCCTTGAATGAGATCGGGCAGCCTTATCGTTTCCTCACGAATAAGGGTCCAGTATGGGGGTTGTATGGCATTGAGAATAGCTGCCGTTATGGAAGCAGCTATGACCCGAATGGCGCCGAGTATAGTGGCCTGACTCCTTATGAAGATGCTAGACTGATCACCGACAATGGAACACACCGCCATTATATCCGAGTGGAGGGAGTGAGCAGCTACAACAGGATTGCTTACAATGAAATTGGGCCCAAGAGAGGCTTTGGCGCCGTACTTATTTATGATGGAGAGGGGCATGGCGGACGAACGATCTCGCAGTATGATGTGATTGAATATAATCATTTTCATGGGATCGGCCCGCGTGTTACGAACGGATTAGAGGCGATCAGACTCGGATTATCCAGTCTTTCATTATCTCCTGGGTATGTAACGATCCAGTATAATTTGTTTGACGGTTTTGATGGCGAGGATGAGATTATTTCTGTGAAGTGCAGCGACAACATCATCCGCTACAATACGTCGCGGAATTCGTACGGGGGATTCGTCGCTCGACACGGGAATCGCAATAGCTTTTACGGCAATTACTTCTTCGGCGACGGGGAAAAGCCGGGGATGAGCGGCTTTCGTATCTACGGCAACGATCACAAAATTTATGACAACTATATGGAAGGCTTGACGGATCAGGTGATAAAACTGGATGGCGGATCACATGATGGAGGAGCTGAAGGGAGCCTAAATCCTACGGTAAAGTGGATTAGTGGAGAGGAGGAAAAGTCTGCAGTTCTGGAGGAGCTTTCGCAAGAGGAGCGAACAGCGCTTCTGCGTGGGCATTGGCGGCAGTATCATGTCCAGGTGTTCAATAATACGCTGGTGAATCCGGGGGCTGATGCTAATTTCCTTGCTCTGGGCGGAAAAACCTATCAACCCGTGGGTACGAAGGTGTATAACAATTTGATTGTCAGCAAAGCTGGAACGGTGATCTATGAAACAAGTGCTGATCAGCAGGCAGCGGCAAGCGGGCAAAGTATAGTCATTGGCTTTGAGGAATACGATTCAAGTCATGTTCGAGCAATGAAACCGCTCACGGTAGATGACGTGGGACCTGTGAGAGCTTTCTTGAAATCATAG
- a CDS encoding extracellular solute-binding protein, with translation MESLRSQGKHRKYGAAGLSILMLTSILLAACSETGSTGKDGVNTPNADPAKSTATYPMNTKETLTSWEGLNNNAITFYQNLAETPFGKQLVKETGVDVKYIHPNDQQLKEQFNLMIVSEKLPDVIEYDWTGRSSGSYPGGPEKAINDKVILELNDLIDKYAPNLKKKLQEDKELDKMIKTDSGKYYVFPMIRNPSGLVFRGPIIRKDWLDELKLPLPETIDDWEKTLIAFRDKKGAKAPLSVTYVNGNFEIRDAFIGAFHTSNSFYLDDAGKVKYGPVDPQYKDFLTLFRKWYAEGLFDKDFALTDGKVLDTKMLGGQTGATVSLLSGGMGKWMDAMKTKDPKFNLVGSPYPVLQKGEKPFTGQRDFKYNPGPSKAVSATTKNPELAVRWLDYAYSTKGSLLFNFGVEGESYVMKDGNPAYTAQIVKNEKYSLQQMVAQFTKPNGPYEADERRNWNTFPQQDEAVKIWSNTDAAKHTIPAFLTPTAEESKELGKIINDVSNYKEEMFAKFIMGKEPLENYGKYVEQIKKLGIDRAVVIYQNSLDRYNKR, from the coding sequence ATGGAAAGCCTAAGATCGCAAGGAAAGCATCGCAAATATGGCGCTGCGGGGTTAAGTATTCTCATGTTAACAAGTATTTTACTTGCCGCTTGCTCGGAAACCGGAAGTACGGGCAAGGATGGCGTAAATACGCCCAATGCTGATCCAGCCAAGTCTACAGCAACCTATCCTATGAATACGAAGGAAACGCTAACATCATGGGAAGGACTCAATAACAATGCCATCACCTTTTATCAAAACTTGGCTGAAACTCCTTTTGGCAAGCAGCTCGTCAAAGAAACGGGTGTTGACGTCAAGTATATCCATCCGAACGATCAACAACTGAAAGAGCAATTCAATCTCATGATTGTCTCTGAGAAACTGCCGGATGTCATTGAATACGATTGGACGGGGCGAAGCTCGGGCTCTTACCCCGGTGGACCTGAGAAGGCCATCAACGATAAAGTCATTCTGGAATTGAATGATTTGATTGATAAATACGCGCCGAACTTGAAGAAGAAGCTGCAGGAAGACAAAGAACTCGACAAAATGATCAAGACGGATAGCGGCAAATACTACGTATTTCCGATGATCCGCAACCCTTCCGGACTTGTATTCCGTGGGCCGATCATTCGTAAAGACTGGTTGGATGAGCTTAAATTGCCCTTACCTGAGACGATTGATGATTGGGAAAAAACGTTAATTGCCTTCCGTGACAAAAAGGGAGCAAAAGCCCCGCTTAGTGTGACCTACGTCAATGGGAATTTTGAGATTCGCGATGCCTTTATCGGTGCTTTTCATACTTCAAACAGCTTCTATCTCGATGACGCAGGCAAAGTCAAGTATGGACCTGTCGACCCTCAATATAAGGATTTTTTAACCTTGTTCCGTAAATGGTATGCCGAAGGCTTGTTTGATAAAGATTTTGCATTGACGGATGGGAAAGTGCTGGATACGAAAATGCTTGGCGGTCAAACAGGCGCAACCGTTTCCTTGCTGAGCGGGGGAATGGGAAAATGGATGGATGCCATGAAAACGAAGGATCCGAAATTCAATTTGGTAGGCTCACCCTATCCAGTCCTTCAAAAGGGAGAGAAGCCTTTTACAGGACAGAGAGATTTCAAGTATAATCCAGGTCCTAGCAAAGCGGTTTCGGCAACTACGAAAAATCCGGAATTGGCTGTTCGCTGGCTGGATTATGCTTACAGCACAAAAGGCAGTCTATTGTTCAACTTTGGCGTCGAGGGCGAAAGCTATGTCATGAAAGACGGAAATCCTGCGTATACAGCTCAGATCGTGAAAAATGAGAAGTACAGCTTGCAGCAAATGGTCGCTCAGTTTACAAAGCCAAACGGTCCTTATGAAGCAGATGAGCGTCGAAACTGGAATACGTTTCCTCAGCAAGATGAGGCGGTCAAAATATGGTCAAATACCGATGCGGCTAAACATACAATTCCAGCATTTCTTACGCCAACCGCAGAAGAAAGCAAAGAGCTCGGCAAAATTATTAACGATGTAAGCAATTATAAGGAAGAAATGTTTGCGAAGTTTATTATGGGCAAGGAACCGCTTGAGAACTATGGCAAATATGTGGAACAAATTAAAAAGCTAGGCATTGATCGCGCCGTAGTCATTTATCAGAATTCGCTTGATCGCTATAACAAGAGATAG
- a CDS encoding ABC transporter permease: MLNDIRKNKLLYLMLAPVILFFSLFHYVPMYGAIIAFKDFSPRLGIIGSPWAGFEHFKVFFEGIYFWRTLKNTVLISLYDLVFGFPAPIILALLLNEVKKTIFKRSIQTITYMPHFVSLVVVCGMIKEFTVSGGLINDFIAFLGGERLSLLLESQFFRTIYVSSGVWQHIGWGTIIYLAALAGIDTEQYEAAKIDGAGRWKQMRHVTLPGIMPTIVILLILEMGRMLSVGTEKIILLYNPTIYETADVISSYVYRVGLQEFNYSFSSAVGLFNSAINFTLVVGSNWLSRKLNDTSLW; this comes from the coding sequence ATGTTGAATGACATTCGCAAAAATAAGCTGCTCTATCTCATGCTGGCTCCAGTGATTTTATTTTTTTCGCTTTTTCACTATGTTCCCATGTATGGCGCAATTATTGCCTTTAAGGATTTCTCTCCAAGACTTGGCATTATAGGGAGCCCGTGGGCCGGATTCGAGCATTTTAAAGTTTTTTTCGAAGGTATTTATTTCTGGCGCACACTTAAAAATACGGTTCTTATCAGCTTGTATGATCTCGTTTTTGGATTTCCTGCGCCGATTATCCTGGCTCTGCTGCTTAACGAAGTAAAGAAGACGATCTTCAAGCGATCTATCCAAACGATCACCTATATGCCGCATTTCGTCTCACTCGTCGTCGTATGCGGAATGATCAAGGAATTCACCGTAAGCGGGGGATTAATCAATGATTTTATCGCTTTTTTGGGCGGGGAGAGACTCTCCCTGCTGCTTGAATCCCAGTTTTTCCGGACGATTTATGTCTCGTCGGGGGTGTGGCAGCATATTGGATGGGGCACGATTATTTATCTAGCGGCATTGGCGGGCATTGATACCGAGCAGTATGAGGCTGCGAAGATCGATGGCGCAGGACGATGGAAGCAAATGCGCCATGTCACGCTGCCAGGAATCATGCCTACGATTGTCATTTTGTTGATTCTTGAGATGGGCCGTATGCTGAGTGTGGGGACAGAAAAAATTATTTTGCTTTATAATCCGACCATTTATGAAACCGCTGATGTTATTAGCTCCTATGTATATCGAGTTGGGCTTCAGGAATTCAACTACAGCTTCAGCTCGGCCGTCGGTTTATTCAATTCGGCCATTAACTTCACACTTGTTGTCGGGTCCAACTGGTTGAGCCGCAAGCTGAACGATACCAGCCTGTGGTAG
- a CDS encoding chondroitinase-B domain-containing protein, with protein MRISLKKASLLLLCAFLFMSLIPGFAAAADTKFTISGSNVTASSNDGNVPANTVDGNTGTRWSASGDGQWIKFDLGSSATVAYVKIAFLNGSTRTSIFDIQTSSDNTTFTTIQANVTSSLVEGLQTFNFSDVASVRYVRIVGHGNSLNAWNSYTEVEIYGNAGGTPVEDSVTVSTPGQLQTAINQAIPGRVIYLENGTYSQTGPININGINGTDGNEITIKAVNRGQAILAGGAYFYLYQSSYVTISGLKFTTTTSASNNAVKMDESNHIRLTRNVFNLNETGATNNWVNIRGINSDNNRIDRNEFRSKADPGPIIAVDGNGSTYMSRFTIIDRNYFYDSAPRITNGKESIRLGLSGVSLLNGNSTVENNLFENSDGDPEVISVKSSNNTIRYNTIRNSQGQITARHGNNNQFYGNFFLGNGTKAGVGGFRIYGTDHRIYNNYFEGLTTDAINLDGGDWDGGPNSTNYGSGDLSKHWRVYRAQVANNTIVNSTFGIIIGRSYTSAPVDSRVANNIVRNSTGTLYEEVKTSNAVFEGNIGFGSTVNNRSRSSSEILNITPSFTTINGLQKLTSGSAAVNAAVGSYPYVTEDMDGQTRSTNDIGADEYYSSSTSIVRAPLDASNVGPDSP; from the coding sequence ATGAGGATATCACTTAAGAAGGCTTCACTGTTACTGTTATGCGCATTCTTGTTCATGAGTTTGATTCCAGGATTTGCTGCTGCTGCAGACACCAAATTCACAATTTCAGGATCTAATGTAACGGCAAGTTCCAATGATGGGAATGTTCCTGCTAATACGGTAGATGGAAATACAGGAACCCGCTGGTCAGCCAGCGGTGATGGGCAATGGATTAAATTTGATTTAGGTTCTAGTGCAACAGTAGCTTATGTGAAAATTGCTTTCTTAAATGGTTCGACACGCACTTCAATTTTTGATATTCAGACTTCTTCGGACAACACGACCTTTACGACCATTCAAGCAAATGTAACAAGCAGCTTGGTCGAGGGCCTGCAAACTTTTAATTTTTCTGATGTAGCCTCTGTTAGGTATGTGCGCATCGTCGGGCACGGCAATTCGCTGAACGCTTGGAATAGCTATACGGAGGTAGAAATTTATGGGAATGCAGGTGGAACTCCTGTTGAAGATTCAGTAACGGTTTCCACCCCGGGACAGCTGCAGACGGCAATTAACCAAGCCATTCCAGGCAGGGTCATTTATTTGGAGAACGGCACCTATTCCCAAACAGGTCCTATCAATATCAATGGGATTAACGGTACGGATGGCAATGAAATTACAATTAAAGCCGTTAATCGCGGGCAAGCCATTCTGGCTGGCGGCGCCTATTTCTATCTGTATCAGTCGTCTTATGTAACGATTTCGGGCTTGAAATTTACAACTACGACCAGCGCAAGCAACAATGCAGTGAAAATGGATGAATCCAACCATATCCGCTTGACACGCAACGTATTCAATCTGAATGAGACCGGAGCTACGAACAACTGGGTGAATATTAGAGGTATCAACAGCGATAATAACCGGATTGATCGGAATGAATTCAGATCCAAGGCTGATCCCGGACCTATCATCGCCGTAGATGGAAACGGAAGCACCTATATGTCGCGATTTACGATTATTGACCGCAACTATTTCTATGACAGCGCGCCGAGAATTACCAACGGGAAAGAGAGCATTCGTCTTGGCTTATCCGGTGTATCCTTATTAAACGGGAATTCGACAGTTGAGAATAATTTATTTGAGAATAGCGATGGGGACCCGGAAGTTATTTCGGTGAAAAGCAGCAATAATACGATTCGGTACAATACCATCCGCAACTCGCAGGGACAAATAACAGCAAGACATGGGAATAACAATCAATTTTATGGCAACTTCTTTCTGGGTAATGGAACTAAGGCCGGAGTGGGCGGGTTCCGAATTTATGGGACGGATCATCGCATTTATAATAACTACTTCGAAGGTTTGACTACGGACGCTATTAACTTGGATGGCGGAGATTGGGATGGCGGACCGAATTCCACGAACTATGGCAGTGGGGATTTAAGCAAGCATTGGAGAGTGTATCGCGCTCAAGTTGCGAACAACACGATCGTTAACAGCACATTCGGCATTATCATCGGCAGAAGCTATACCTCAGCACCCGTAGATAGTCGAGTAGCCAACAACATCGTTCGCAATAGTACCGGGACGCTTTATGAGGAAGTGAAAACATCGAACGCGGTGTTTGAAGGGAATATTGGCTTTGGCAGTACAGTAAATAATCGTTCAAGATCATCATCGGAAATTCTTAACATAACGCCTTCGTTCACAACGATAAATGGTCTGCAGAAGTTAACCTCTGGAAGCGCAGCCGTTAATGCGGCTGTCGGCAGCTATCCTTACGTTACAGAGGATATGGATGGTCAAACGCGTTCAACGAACGATATTGGGGCAGATGAATATTATAGCTCTTCTACTTCCATTGTCCGTGCACCGCTTGATGCTTCGAATGTAGGGCCTGACAGCCCATAA
- a CDS encoding carbohydrate ABC transporter permease has protein sequence MYRKSVGEWTFDIGNYALLSLLAVATIYPIVYVLFASLSDPTLYMQHSGILWKPLQFNLNAYKLVFQNGTIMNGYINTMIIVVVGLTLNIFLTSLGAYALSRKCLGYRKPLMLYIVFTMFFSGGMIPFYFTVKGLGLANTLWALIIPQAISAFNLILMKTAFEAIPDSLEESAKIDGANEFVILFRIMFPLCMPVVAVMLLYYGVSHWNAWFNALIFLQDRSLYPLQLVLRELLLMNEAGSMASGSSGADVAIVGETLKHATIIVATLPILMVYPFLQKYFVKGALIGAIKG, from the coding sequence ATGTATCGCAAATCAGTCGGTGAGTGGACTTTCGATATCGGAAATTATGCTTTATTGTCACTGCTCGCTGTAGCTACTATATATCCTATTGTGTATGTCTTGTTTGCATCACTAAGCGATCCTACTCTCTATATGCAGCATAGCGGGATTCTCTGGAAACCGCTTCAGTTTAATCTGAATGCCTATAAGCTTGTGTTCCAAAATGGAACAATCATGAACGGCTATATCAATACGATGATCATTGTTGTCGTGGGGTTAACGCTTAACATTTTTCTCACGTCTTTGGGCGCGTATGCGTTGTCAAGGAAATGCTTGGGCTATCGAAAGCCCCTTATGCTGTACATCGTTTTTACGATGTTTTTCAGCGGCGGCATGATTCCCTTTTATTTTACTGTCAAAGGGCTGGGCTTGGCGAATACATTGTGGGCATTAATTATTCCGCAAGCGATTTCAGCATTTAATCTTATTCTGATGAAAACAGCATTTGAAGCGATACCGGATAGTTTGGAAGAATCGGCGAAAATCGATGGGGCCAATGAGTTTGTTATTTTGTTTCGAATTATGTTCCCGCTCTGTATGCCTGTTGTCGCTGTTATGCTGCTTTACTACGGGGTGAGCCACTGGAACGCTTGGTTTAATGCGCTGATCTTTTTGCAAGACCGATCGCTATACCCGCTGCAGCTTGTACTCAGAGAGCTTCTGCTGATGAACGAAGCAGGCTCAATGGCGAGCGGATCCAGCGGTGCGGATGTGGCGATTGTAGGGGAAACCTTGAAGCATGCTACCATTATCGTGGCCACATTGCCGATTCTTATGGTCTACCCCTTCCTGCAGAAATATTTTGTGAAAGGCGCTTTAATTGGAGCTATCAAAGGATAA